From one Aeropyrum camini SY1 = JCM 12091 genomic stretch:
- a CDS encoding C2H2-type zinc finger protein, with the protein MEEYECKECGIKFSSKEEFEKHMKEHHSHEHHHH; encoded by the coding sequence GTGGAGGAGTACGAGTGTAAGGAGTGCGGAATAAAATTTTCTTCAAAGGAAGAGTTTGAAAAACACATGAAAGAACATCACTCGCACGAGCATCATCATCATTAG
- a CDS encoding thioredoxin family protein, whose product MDSLVVHEGWRFILTMERRGSLRLEAGRHLTLGLVLLIGVVLGGAFLGFLAGELSQVSLVYSSQCYLKSSPQLDRLIETGERIAVMFSSETCPTCKVIEPVWLEICKQGGYEGVKMVVIKLDNDTADAFLEHGVTGTPTFMLFENGRELSRYVGAFKGDIEEGIRNWIDAGLKQDSGLEGSTEFVGGSAMPIDLPGQGSSLSLSSTVTIITAFLAGFIAALSPCVLPVLYSYITGLGVSSGGKPPLYAVPLAPALAALGAGLIGALFLAVGALLEPFRQAILFAASLALVSSGILEIMGIPTYTAIKTRSGGGLLGFSLLYGVLSVQCSLPLVLGGLLLIAGGGLETGLVSLAAFSVGIGIPVAIAVVAVRIGEAKIQSMMSSARLMKAGYIAVSIGGVYMLAYSLGVA is encoded by the coding sequence TTGGATAGTCTAGTTGTCCACGAGGGTTGGAGGTTCATTCTCACGATGGAGAGGCGGGGAAGCCTTAGGCTGGAAGCGGGCAGACACTTGACTCTAGGCTTAGTCCTGCTGATAGGAGTAGTCCTGGGAGGGGCGTTTTTAGGGTTTCTAGCTGGCGAGCTTAGCCAGGTATCGCTGGTATACTCGTCACAATGTTACCTGAAATCGTCGCCTCAGCTTGATAGGCTTATAGAGACTGGTGAGAGGATAGCTGTTATGTTTTCCAGCGAAACATGCCCAACCTGCAAGGTGATAGAGCCTGTTTGGCTTGAGATTTGTAAGCAGGGTGGTTATGAAGGAGTTAAGATGGTGGTAATAAAGCTTGATAACGACACTGCTGACGCCTTCCTGGAGCATGGTGTTACAGGCACCCCCACTTTCATGCTATTCGAGAATGGTAGAGAGCTGTCTAGGTACGTGGGAGCGTTTAAGGGCGATATAGAGGAGGGGATTAGGAATTGGATAGACGCTGGGCTCAAACAAGATAGCGGTTTAGAGGGGTCCACAGAGTTTGTAGGCGGATCAGCTATGCCCATTGACCTACCTGGCCAGGGATCAAGCTTATCACTGTCTAGCACGGTAACGATTATTACCGCGTTTCTAGCAGGATTCATAGCAGCCTTGTCACCCTGCGTACTCCCTGTTCTTTACTCGTACATTACAGGATTGGGCGTGTCATCGGGAGGTAAACCGCCTCTATATGCTGTACCTCTAGCACCCGCCCTAGCCGCCCTGGGGGCCGGCTTGATAGGTGCCCTGTTTCTAGCTGTTGGAGCCCTGCTCGAGCCTTTTCGCCAGGCTATACTTTTCGCAGCTTCCTTAGCGCTGGTTTCATCAGGCATCCTCGAGATAATGGGTATACCCACTTACACAGCCATAAAGACCCGGAGTGGAGGTGGTCTGCTAGGCTTCAGCCTGCTCTACGGAGTGCTCTCGGTTCAGTGCAGCCTTCCACTTGTACTCGGCGGTCTTCTGCTCATTGCGGGTGGCGGCCTGGAAACCGGGCTTGTTTCCCTGGCGGCTTTCTCGGTCGGCATAGGAATACCGGTAGCGATTGCAGTGGTTGCGGTGAGGATTGGGGAGGCTAAGATCCAAAGCATGATGAGCTCGGCTAGACTGATGAAAGCCGGCTATATAGCGGTGTCTATAGGTGGCGTGTATATGCTTGCCTATTCACTTGGAGTAGCCTAG